Proteins from one Impatiens glandulifera chromosome 2, dImpGla2.1, whole genome shotgun sequence genomic window:
- the LOC124925738 gene encoding RNA-binding protein 2-like isoform X1, whose product MGDGLWNTQESTHPSTGLLKRHRSDYSSSAMPSAHENQGYLSQHVDLAGPRVIKETNDIGSAYDRYLQNAQLSSLGTREVNRMAGAGLKAFDGGLSGPTYTDPIPMERHGIAGTRLVSNSLPMGLDIQIPVGAMARSGHETLPLPLVDSVPRSSRERLPLPPDATSTLYVEGLPSDCKKREVAHIFRPFVGYKEVRLVVKESKHRDGDPVVLCFVDFIDPACAATALSALQGYKNDEDDSDSAYLRIQFSRHPGARSGTGPRGRR is encoded by the exons ATGGGAGATGGGTTATGGAATACGCAGGAGTCGACACATCCATCGACCGGCTTGCTCAAGCGGCATCGCTCCGACTATT CATCTTCAGCAATGCCATCAGCTCATGAGAACCAGGGGTACTTGTCTCAGCATGTGGATTTGGCGGGTCCCCGGGTTATAAAGGAAACAAACGACATTGGTTCTGCATATGATCGTTATCTTCAAAATGCG CAACTAAGTTCCTTAGGCACAAGGGAAGTCAACAGGATGGCTGGAGCTGGCCTAAAAGCCTTTGATGGTGGATTGTCTGGTCCTACATATACTGATCCTATTCCAATGGAAAGACATGGAATTGCTGGTACACGTTTAGTATCGAATAGTCTTCCCATGGGTTTGGATATTCAGATTCCTGTCGGTGCTATGGCTAGGTCAGGACATGAGACATTACCTCTTCCTCTGGTTGATTCAGTGCCTAGGTCAAGCCGTGAGAGATTACCACTTCCTCCAGATGCTACAAGTACTTTGTATGTGGAAGGGCTTCCGTCAGACTGCAAAAAGAGAGAAGTAGCTC ATATTTTCCGTCCCTTCGTGGGTTATAAAGAAGTAAGGCTCGTGGTGAAGGAATCCAAACAT CGTGATGGAGATCCTGTTGTCCTTTGTTTTGTGGATTTCATTGATCCGGCATGTGCTGCAACTGCACTAAGTGCACTGCAGG GTTATAAGAATGACGAAGATGATTCTGATTCTGCTTACCTGCGGATACAGTTCTCAAGACACCCAGGCGCCAGATCCGGAACTGGACCTCGTGggagaagatga
- the LOC124925738 gene encoding RNA-binding protein 1-like isoform X2, with translation MGDGLWNTQESTHPSTGLLKRHRSDYSMPSAHENQGYLSQHVDLAGPRVIKETNDIGSAYDRYLQNAQLSSLGTREVNRMAGAGLKAFDGGLSGPTYTDPIPMERHGIAGTRLVSNSLPMGLDIQIPVGAMARSGHETLPLPLVDSVPRSSRERLPLPPDATSTLYVEGLPSDCKKREVAHIFRPFVGYKEVRLVVKESKHRDGDPVVLCFVDFIDPACAATALSALQGYKNDEDDSDSAYLRIQFSRHPGARSGTGPRGRR, from the exons ATGGGAGATGGGTTATGGAATACGCAGGAGTCGACACATCCATCGACCGGCTTGCTCAAGCGGCATCGCTCCGACTATT CAATGCCATCAGCTCATGAGAACCAGGGGTACTTGTCTCAGCATGTGGATTTGGCGGGTCCCCGGGTTATAAAGGAAACAAACGACATTGGTTCTGCATATGATCGTTATCTTCAAAATGCG CAACTAAGTTCCTTAGGCACAAGGGAAGTCAACAGGATGGCTGGAGCTGGCCTAAAAGCCTTTGATGGTGGATTGTCTGGTCCTACATATACTGATCCTATTCCAATGGAAAGACATGGAATTGCTGGTACACGTTTAGTATCGAATAGTCTTCCCATGGGTTTGGATATTCAGATTCCTGTCGGTGCTATGGCTAGGTCAGGACATGAGACATTACCTCTTCCTCTGGTTGATTCAGTGCCTAGGTCAAGCCGTGAGAGATTACCACTTCCTCCAGATGCTACAAGTACTTTGTATGTGGAAGGGCTTCCGTCAGACTGCAAAAAGAGAGAAGTAGCTC ATATTTTCCGTCCCTTCGTGGGTTATAAAGAAGTAAGGCTCGTGGTGAAGGAATCCAAACAT CGTGATGGAGATCCTGTTGTCCTTTGTTTTGTGGATTTCATTGATCCGGCATGTGCTGCAACTGCACTAAGTGCACTGCAGG GTTATAAGAATGACGAAGATGATTCTGATTCTGCTTACCTGCGGATACAGTTCTCAAGACACCCAGGCGCCAGATCCGGAACTGGACCTCGTGggagaagatga